The Rissa tridactyla isolate bRisTri1 chromosome 6, bRisTri1.patW.cur.20221130, whole genome shotgun sequence DNA segment TGGTAGAAAACAGGGATATTGAGATACAGGAAGGGACGTACTTCCATCCAAATTCTCGCCTCCTGTGTCTCATCTTCTGTTTAATTATACCCtctgatgaaaaaagaaatccctgAGCATGCCGTAACGAAGTTACCTCTGAACCTGCTCTCAAGCACTCCTACCTTTCATATCTGGGGCGAGGGTGGGAGACACTGGaaggaatttccccctttcccagcacACACCTTCTCAGTGCCACACCAGAACAGCACTGCTCAGAGATGTGGCTAGGCAGCTGAAGGGACAACCGTGCATTTCTTAGTCCCTTTGAACAAAGAGTATATAATAGAAGGAAGATGCAGCATGACTCTTCGTGAACGGTCAGCCTGTAATTCCACACCTTGCTTCCCCCGATAACCAGTAAGTTTGCTTCCAACATGTCAACCTCAATCCTCTTGGAGCTAAGACTGCATCTGGTTTGGAACAGCATAATTGGagaaaaattcccttttccccatcctttcACAAGTGAGACGCCCCTAGGCTATTACATTGAAACTCTTGATGGCTCACTGGATTGGAGGGGGAAAATTTAGACTACAATACAGCAACCAACTTAATTTCTAATGCATTTAGAAGATCTTTCAGATGAATAAGGAAACTTCATTAAAATCTAAacgatcaagaaaaaaaaaagtgttaatcaAGTTCTTTCAAGAAGAGTGAAAACTGATCCCAGGAAGAactaaaaacccaacaaatttcAAAATTGCTAAAGCAAAAACTTGAGCTACTCCCTTTAAACTTTTCTTCTAAAGGGTtcaatttactaaaaaaaaaagttgaaaatatgCAATTATCATGGGCATTTAGTGGTGAATCAAAGGCCAAATTTGCAGATTAAAGTCACATTTAAATGATATGGCTACAAACTGAACACAATTatgctcttaatttttttcacaaagtatttgttttggtaaTTGTAGAACTTTAAAATTCCATACTGAGGCCTTGAAccatttaatttctatttaaagacACACCGACTTAATTAACACAGCTGATGCTTTCGAGGAAAGATGAGACTGGAAATGCAAAGCAATAAATTGATTAATATTCAGAAGAGAAACTCACCAACAGTTTATCCTTCCTCCTGGGGGATGCACTTAGCCAAAAACAGTGCAATGCAACTGTTAAGGTCCAGGCTCCCAAACACACTCAACAACATAGAGAATATACCTAACCATGAGCGTAGGAAAGTCAGGTAAGGTGCATTAAAACATCTAAACCCTTCCCCATTACCCAAAACCGATGTTCACGCGAGCACGGTCTTTTACACTGCACGAGTGCAACCTTGATATAACTGGCGCAggttcagattttatttttatatatatatggaaaactGGGGATGTGAAATGAAAACCAGTTTCTTAACATGCCCATTTCAGACTAAACTTAATATCTTTTCCCTACACCATGGGAAATTTGGCAAAAGCAAGTTTCTGCTACCACCTTTCTTCTTCCAGTTTCCTTTCATCAGCTTCCTTTCAGTCTATCTTTTGAATAAAGATAGTAGActaccaatttttaaaaaattaatagcctatcaaacaaaaaatgaaggaGTGGCATCATATCCAATAAATTTTAATATCAATTagcaaaaatatataattattcctTTTGATATTtaagttaaaataataaacacataCTCTTCCAAATTAGACAAGAGATTCTGAGAACACAATAATACcattacagcatgcaaaactttccccctttgcctgcccccgtttttttttcccccctataatGCGTATACAGGGTGGCATTGCTTGTCCATTTTATTCTGAATAATTGGATGGAAAGAAGGATGAGGAAGAAGGCGCTGATGGTAGTACGGCAGCTCATTTGCCATAAAGCAGTAGGTGCTTTGCGATGCATCGTATctgggaaaggagaagctgaactGCACAGCAGGCACTGGGGTAAGAGGCAGGAGTCTCTGGTGCTGTGGGGCAAAGGGGTAGTGGAGACCCTCCTGAAACAGGGCTGGATGGGGCCCCGGGGGGTAGCTGTAGAGCGGAGCAGGAGACACGAGGCTGTGCTGGTGGTCCTGTATCTGCCTCTTCAGTTTCATCCTCCGGTTCTGAAACCAGGTCTTGATCTGAGCAACAAAGAGAACGGGGTGGGGAGTGGAGGAGAGAAATTAGGgactttgcttaaaaataatgttCAGACTATAAACAACTGTATCTCGTCTGCCTTTGCCATTTTGCTCCACTTGAATTGACAGAGTTGGACTGACGCTTTCGCCCTAGTTAACTCAGGGCAGAGGATCTCAGGGGTGTAGAGGGGAAGAGTGTCCGTGTTCAGTGATTTAGATTAACCACTGAGTCTTTAAGACCATGTGACAAGACCTTGCAAGGTCTACGCAGATCGCCGTACATCAAGGGCAAATAGTTTACCTTATTAAGAAATACAGGAACCTTGATACTTGCCCGGTACAAAGCGCCCCAAAGTTCCTCGAGCGTTAACTCGTTAATCCCCGAGGGATTTCACtacccttcccacagcccctgcTAAACCCAGCTACGTCTGTTCCGGGCCGGGAAGGCCGATGCCGAGCCTGCCTGCCCCTGTCCGACGGGGCCGGGAAGGAGCCGCTTCCTCCGGGACACACCTGCATCTCCGAGAGCTGCAAGGCCGCCGCCAGCTTCCTCCGCTCCGAGGCCCCCAGGTACTTCTGGCGCTGGAAGGTCTTCTCCAGCCGGCAGACCTGCTCCGAGGTGAAGGCTGTCcgcgcccgccgctgccgcccgcgggtcccgcccgccgccgccgcagcgcgCTCCCCGCCGGCGCTCTCGCTCTCGTAGCCCGAGGACTCGTCGGCGCTCAGCCAGCCGCCGTCGGGGGCTGcgaaggaagagggaaggggcGGCGGTGAGGTCCCTTCCCCCGGCTCCGGGGGTGCCTCCGCCTCCCCTCGTCCTGTCGGGCTGTCGCACCGACGGGAGTCGAGGTTCTGCGTCCCGTCCCCCCGCGACCgctccccttttctcccttcctgccccctcctcacccacctggctcCGACGGGTACGGGTCAGTGGGCTCCCGGGGACTGGCTCGGTCCCGCTCCGCCGCGCAGGGCTCGCTGTCCGCGGGCTGGCTCGGCCGCGGCCCCCCACGTCGGGGCTCGGCTCTGACCAGGAGGGGGGTGCTGCCGAGAGAGgtgggggcgcggggagggggcgcgcAGCAGATGTGGGGCCTGACCCCGTGGGGCTTGGTCTCTCCCAAAGGGAGCTCGGCCTGGTTCATGGCGGAGAGGGCCTGGGGGAGCGCCGGGCTCGGACCGCTCTTATATGGGCGCTTCGGTCCCGGGCGGGCTCGTTTGCAAGTGTGAACCCACATCAAAGTGGGAATCGAGCAGAGATAACAGCTGCCAGCGAGGAGGAAAGTTCACACGTGTGGCAAATGTCTACAGCCCCTGGCTCCAGCGtgtctgcggggccggggagaCCCCCTTGAAGTGCAAACCTGCCCATCTCCCCCGGAGGGCAGGGCACGGGCAGGCCCGGCCCCGCGGAGGGGCGTTTAAAGATACCGACGGTGCCGGTAACTGCGCGGTTTTACCCACCCCCTTTTCAGCCGCGGGGTCCCGCTTCCGCAGGTACCCGAAACCGGGGACGAGGGATAAGGTCGGCCCAGCCCCGCCGTCGGGCACTTCACCCCGGGGGAGCCGCGGAGACCGGACTCCCTGGGAAAAGCGGCGGGGGGCCGCTATCAAGAAGTCCCTATCCCCGGGGCTGAGCCCTCACCCCCGGGGACCACAGCCGGGCTGCGGGGTTAGCAGCGCCTCGGGCCCTCTCAGCTTGAACTTGGCGCCGTCTGTCTAGCCAGAAAACGCAACAGACCTCCCGAAGAGTTTAGCGATCAAAGCACTAAGTGAGCAGCGAAGCTCGCACCTCATCAACTTCAAACTATCCACAATCCACACGTCGCTTCCCGAGGAGGACGATGCCCTTGTTATGCAGGGAGGACACCGAAATGCCTCCCCAGCAAAGCTCGACTGGGGAAATGCCGGCTGGGGAAAGGGGCATCCCGGCAGCTCAGCCGTCTCCGGGCTCTCCTTGTGTCCAGCTTACACCCGGCTTTTTGCCACCCTAGTGGAAAAGACCTCACCGGCCACGACGCCACTGGCAGTAGCGGTATATGGGTACCACACATTCTAACCCTCGATGCTCCTAAAGACCAGGGAAAGCTACCGCCACGCCTGTAACTGGGTGAATGCCCTGACATTCCTCAAAACTCCTCAATTAGTAATGAAAGACCAGCGAAGAAAATAATATCCGTGCTACCCATTTCCATTGTTTCAAGCGTTCCTGTAACTTGATGGTTACCAGAATGGACAGCACGTTATCGACCCCTCCTGTCCCCGAGGGCCACACCGGCTtatcccagctctgtccccagggaaGCGATAAAGCCCGGGCACTAGTGCAATGCAAACACCTTACAAAGCCTACAGAGCCTAGGAGCTGGATTCCTTCTGGAGCTTTGGTTGCAATACCAGCCCCTAAGGGCAGGCATGGGAGAGGCTGTACTTGCCTCGGCACAGCCCTGATAGTAGCTCTGCCCTGCACCCCACAAGGAGCAGGCCCATCACTCTAGCAGAGGTCCAGTTACTCTTGGCACAAGACTGTCATTTTGGCTGATATGCATAAGCCAGTGCAAATGCCCAAGCAGTTGAACACTGGGCTGGAGACCAGACTCCCTCCCTGGGTCAGAAACACATACTTGTGTGTGCCATTGACTGAACCAAACCCACTGTAACAGGAGAGCGTTTAAACCTCATAGCATTTCTTAGACACATTTCAGTCAAACAGAGATAGGTGACTCACTGCCCCCAAAAGACCCAAGTGCCTgtacattaattttaataatttctggaTTTAATAACTATTCCTGAACTGTTACACCTGCGTACGGTCCCTCTTTTTCTGGAGCAAACGCACCACTGTACTCACTATCTCCATCTTATTTCAGGGCAGCCATTTCCGAATAACCCCATGTGCGGACAAATTCAAGCAGAGAAAGTCAGGTTCCACCATGTATAAATTCATCCACAGCAAGTTATTCCTTGTAACACACTGCGTACTATCTGCAGAGCCCAACTGCCTTGCCAAAACCACATTTGGAGGTAGTACCTGAAAACCACTGGGATTCAGGAGCTCTTAAGCTGAGCAGACACCTGCCCAGCAAGCAGTGTGCTCCCCCCTGTGCAGCCTCCCCACTGGTTCTCCAGCAGATGAAACCCGTGCCAAGCCAGGCATCCCCAGGTCCCCTGCGCCCTGCAGTCCCCCCACCCAGGCACACAGTGACACCCAGGGACTACTGTCTAGGGAACGACACTTCATCCCTACTGCCAAAATTAAACCAGGCACTCAGCGCCGAGCCCAAAAGGACCAACATGTGCATTTGCATTTATACGTTATGTGTCTTATAGAGGGAAATCGTTAGTACCCCTGAATAGCTGCTGCCATTTCCCCCATCATTTGACTGAGTATGCAGGTAAGCAGCTGACCCATCCCACTGTTTGCTGaaagtcaattaaaaaattactttttccttttttttttttttaattagaatccAATCTGTATTGCGTGTTGAACAAGATGTTTATACCCAGCCATAGgattcccacacacacaccctgggTGAATATAGCTGCATCTGTGGACCACAAAACCCTGGAACAGATGGGGAAGGGTGGGAGGTGTTATGTGGCTGTTGTAGCTCCCATCAGAAAGAGGTGGCAGCTTGAGAAACTTGAAAACTTTGATGACCCTGGGTGGATGGAGGCTCTCCTCCC contains these protein-coding regions:
- the LOC128911619 gene encoding homeobox protein vent1-like, translated to MNQAELPLGETKPHGVRPHICCAPPPRAPTSLGSTPLLVRAEPRRGGPRPSQPADSEPCAAERDRASPREPTDPYPSEPAPDGGWLSADESSGYESESAGGERAAAAAGGTRGRQRRARTAFTSEQVCRLEKTFQRQKYLGASERRKLAAALQLSEMQIKTWFQNRRMKLKRQIQDHQHSLVSPAPLYSYPPGPHPALFQEGLHYPFAPQHQRLLPLTPVPAVQFSFSFPRYDASQSTYCFMANELPYYHQRLLPHPSFHPIIQNKMDKQCHPVYAL